One Thermicanus aegyptius DSM 12793 DNA segment encodes these proteins:
- a CDS encoding MTAP family purine nucleoside phosphorylase: MSFAREEIPRVQFAVIGGSSTFSLNFPEDLEREDTEVLRTDLIFDTPFGESPAFKLVRTGDKEFLTCKMHGWRPPAVSRGQASQQLFWVLKEAGVERIYVEGGVGSINPLLELRDLVIPDDYIDHSMRQDVGLGGPYLMIMREPICPTGAEILYRVAKKHLAGTDRHVFKRGTYVNTDGRHFESRAEVQMFRSWHGDFVGQSIAPEVYLAREIGACYTGIYMVVNYAEGIIRDWDHKDLSDIFYGEGKKIGNILLDALKETPAEAVGCNCRALRKETLLQVKNGNR; encoded by the coding sequence ATGTCTTTCGCTCGTGAAGAAATCCCTCGTGTTCAATTTGCCGTCATCGGAGGATCAAGCACCTTCTCCCTTAACTTTCCCGAAGATCTGGAAAGGGAAGATACGGAGGTTCTACGAACCGATCTCATCTTTGATACCCCTTTTGGAGAAAGTCCCGCCTTTAAACTGGTCCGAACCGGGGATAAAGAATTCCTCACATGTAAAATGCATGGGTGGCGACCTCCCGCGGTAAGCCGCGGACAAGCCTCCCAACAGCTCTTCTGGGTACTGAAAGAGGCGGGGGTGGAACGGATCTATGTGGAAGGGGGAGTAGGAAGCATCAATCCCCTGTTGGAGCTGCGCGACCTGGTCATCCCGGATGATTACATCGATCACTCGATGCGACAGGATGTGGGCCTGGGAGGACCTTATCTCATGATTATGCGGGAGCCCATCTGCCCAACCGGGGCAGAGATTCTCTATCGGGTGGCCAAAAAGCATCTGGCGGGAACGGATCGGCATGTATTTAAGCGGGGTACTTATGTAAATACCGATGGGCGCCATTTTGAAAGCAGGGCGGAGGTGCAGATGTTTCGCAGTTGGCATGGGGATTTTGTAGGACAGAGCATCGCGCCCGAAGTTTACCTGGCCAGGGAGATCGGCGCTTGCTATACGGGAATCTATATGGTGGTTAATTACGCGGAAGGGATCATCCGGGATTGGGATCACAAGGACTTAAGCGACATCTTTTATGGAGAAGGGAAAAAGATCGGGAATATCCTCCTCGACGCCCTCAAAGAGACCCCTGCCGAGGCTGTGGGGTGCAACTGCCGTGCCCTTCGAAAGGAAACCCTTCTCCAGGTGAAGAATGGGAACAGGTAA
- the trmL gene encoding tRNA (uridine(34)/cytosine(34)/5-carboxymethylaminomethyluridine(34)-2'-O)-methyltransferase TrmL: MPFHIVLVEPEIPSNTGNIVRTCSVTGSVLHLVHPLGFSIEDRYLKRAGLDYWNEVEIHHHDSLQDFLDRVGLERAYLATTKAKQGYHEVSFQDGDYLLFGKETKGLPEDLIFSHEERAIRIPMLSHARSLNLSNSVAIVLYEALRQIGFPGFRW; this comes from the coding sequence ATGCCATTTCACATCGTACTCGTTGAACCGGAGATTCCCTCAAATACGGGCAATATCGTTCGCACCTGTTCCGTGACGGGTTCCGTCCTGCATCTCGTTCACCCCCTTGGTTTTTCCATTGAAGACCGCTATCTGAAAAGGGCAGGGCTGGATTATTGGAATGAGGTGGAGATTCATCACCATGATTCTTTGCAAGATTTTTTGGATCGGGTGGGGCTAGAGCGGGCTTATCTTGCTACCACAAAGGCGAAGCAGGGGTACCATGAAGTCTCTTTTCAAGACGGTGATTACCTCCTCTTCGGCAAAGAGACGAAGGGACTGCCGGAGGATCTCATCTTCTCCCATGAAGAGAGAGCGATTCGTATCCCGATGCTATCCCACGCCCGCTCCCTCAACCTCTCCAACTCCGTCGCCATCGTCCTTTACGAAGCTTTAAGGCAAATCGGCTTTCCAGGATTCCGCTGGTAG
- a CDS encoding amidase domain-containing protein, whose protein sequence is MSKLTYDRQKAVSYADLWWNKPNPQYIYFGDEDCTNYVSQCLFAGGVPMQYGRDRNAGWWYRFSSPPSYSYSWAVAHSLKVFLETSISGVKGVPVEHPQQLEVGDVICYDFDGDGRWQHNALVVDFNMKGEPLINTHSYNRTHAHWALKDSPAHSVETKYLFFHLVI, encoded by the coding sequence GTGAGCAAGTTGACATACGATCGACAAAAAGCGGTTTCCTATGCCGACCTGTGGTGGAATAAACCCAATCCACAGTACATCTATTTTGGGGATGAGGATTGTACCAATTACGTTTCCCAATGCCTTTTCGCGGGGGGAGTCCCCATGCAATATGGAAGGGATCGTAATGCCGGCTGGTGGTACCGATTTTCCTCCCCTCCTTCATACAGCTATAGCTGGGCTGTGGCTCACAGCCTTAAAGTATTTTTGGAGACATCCATATCGGGCGTAAAGGGGGTTCCGGTGGAACATCCCCAACAGTTGGAGGTGGGGGATGTGATCTGCTACGACTTTGATGGCGACGGTCGTTGGCAGCATAATGCATTGGTTGTAGATTTTAATATGAAGGGAGAACCCCTTATCAATACCCATTCCTATAACCGTACCCATGCCCATTGGGCCCTTAAAGATTCACCGGCCCATTCCGTGGAAACAAAATATCTCTTCTTCCATCTTGTGATATAA
- a CDS encoding methylated-DNA--[protein]-cysteine S-methyltransferase has translation MAHETNIFYSTFSTPIGPLTAVKHEAGVLNIAFGDEEKALTPIGLWLRRMGLNANRLIRDDDRLADVKSQLEEYFRGNRKTFTLPLDLKGTPFQKAVWNALLEIPYGETRSYKQIALRLNMPRAVRAIGGANHDNPIPILVPCHRVIGSNGELIGYGGGLSIKEKLLHLERRSHYLKAE, from the coding sequence ATGGCCCACGAAACGAACATCTTCTATTCTACTTTTTCCACTCCGATTGGACCTTTGACGGCGGTCAAGCATGAGGCTGGGGTGCTCAATATTGCGTTTGGGGATGAAGAGAAGGCGCTTACTCCGATCGGTCTTTGGCTGCGGCGGATGGGACTTAACGCGAACCGGCTGATCCGTGATGATGACCGATTGGCAGACGTTAAGTCTCAATTGGAGGAGTATTTCCGGGGAAATAGAAAAACATTTACCTTGCCCCTCGATCTGAAAGGAACCCCTTTTCAGAAGGCGGTATGGAACGCTCTTCTGGAGATTCCTTATGGAGAGACCCGCTCTTATAAACAGATCGCCCTTCGTCTTAATATGCCCAGAGCGGTGCGGGCAATCGGCGGAGCTAATCATGACAATCCCATTCCGATCCTCGTCCCTTGTCATCGGGTGATCGGCTCCAACGGTGAATTGATCGGGTATGGAGGCGGTCTTTCGATCAAAGAAAAGCTGCTGCACTTGGAACGGAGGAGTCACTACCTTAAAGCGGAATGA
- the queG gene encoding tRNA epoxyqueuosine(34) reductase QueG, which produces MNGELVKQEVITFAKGIGIDKIGFTTAEPFYSLKERLEEHQAKGYASGFEEMDIDKRVYPKLTLPDAKSIIAVALAHPSRFSNPNPSEPGAYRGIVSRAAWGRDYHQVLKEKLEKLALFIKQNVPEANCIPMVDTGVLADRAVAERAGLGWVGKNANLITPEYGSYVYLGEMITNLPFPPDSPMENGCGACTACLTACPTQAFVKAGQLNAKRCLAYLTQVKGFLPQEVREKMGNRIYGCDTCQQVCPYNRKINFTHQEAFRPDPELARPLLKPLLSIGKREFQEKWGPTAAAWRGKKPIQRNAIIALAHFRDESAVPDLIKLLKEDGRPVIRGTSAWALGKIGGDMARKALEEQRMCEKEEVVLEEILNALRRLEEPVDVKGDRKPVSGTPLQ; this is translated from the coding sequence ATGAATGGGGAACTCGTTAAACAAGAAGTGATCACCTTCGCGAAAGGAATCGGCATCGATAAGATCGGTTTTACCACGGCGGAGCCCTTTTATTCGTTGAAGGAAAGGTTGGAAGAACACCAAGCGAAAGGGTATGCTTCCGGTTTTGAAGAGATGGATATCGATAAAAGGGTTTACCCTAAGCTCACTCTTCCCGATGCAAAATCAATCATTGCGGTGGCGCTTGCCCATCCCTCCCGTTTTTCCAACCCGAATCCTTCGGAACCGGGAGCCTACCGGGGTATCGTCTCCAGAGCCGCTTGGGGTAGGGATTATCACCAGGTTCTTAAAGAGAAGTTGGAAAAGCTGGCTCTTTTTATAAAGCAGAACGTCCCGGAAGCGAACTGCATCCCGATGGTGGATACCGGTGTTCTCGCCGATCGGGCGGTGGCGGAGAGGGCGGGTTTGGGGTGGGTGGGAAAAAACGCCAACCTGATCACACCCGAATACGGCTCCTATGTATATTTGGGGGAGATGATTACCAATCTCCCCTTTCCCCCCGACTCTCCGATGGAGAATGGCTGCGGGGCATGTACCGCCTGCCTTACGGCTTGTCCTACCCAAGCTTTTGTGAAGGCGGGGCAGCTGAATGCGAAGCGTTGCCTTGCTTATCTCACCCAGGTGAAGGGGTTTCTCCCCCAGGAGGTAAGGGAGAAAATGGGAAATCGAATCTATGGATGTGATACCTGCCAGCAGGTATGTCCCTACAATCGAAAAATAAACTTCACCCATCAAGAAGCTTTCCGGCCGGATCCGGAGTTGGCGCGCCCCCTGTTGAAACCCCTCTTGAGCATCGGCAAACGGGAATTTCAAGAGAAATGGGGTCCTACCGCGGCCGCATGGAGGGGGAAAAAGCCGATTCAACGGAATGCGATTATCGCATTGGCTCATTTCAGGGATGAGTCGGCGGTTCCCGATCTCATCAAGCTCCTAAAGGAGGATGGGCGGCCGGTCATCCGGGGGACTTCTGCCTGGGCACTCGGGAAGATTGGAGGAGACATGGCCCGAAAGGCTCTGGAAGAACAACGGATGTGCGAAAAAGAAGAAGTGGTTTTAGAGGAGATCCTGAACGCGCTCCGCAGGTTGGAAGAGCCGGTCGATGTGAAAGGTGACCGTAAACCCGTATCAGGTACTCCGTTACAGTAG
- a CDS encoding ABC transporter ATP-binding protein: MLQVNEIDVYYGKIQALKGISLEVNEGEIVTLIGANGAGKTTLLRTISGLIHPKKGEIIYQGKKIESTSPEAIVKLGISHVPEGRRIFPNLSVEENLEMGAYLRKDKEGIRQDQEMVFTLFPRLKERMRQQAGTLSGGEQQMLAMGRALMARPKLLLLDEPSMGLAPLLVKTIFSIIKEINGGGTTILLVEQNAHMALSVAHRAYVIETGKVVLSGRPEELHKSPQVQSAYLGG; encoded by the coding sequence ATGTTACAAGTGAACGAAATCGATGTCTATTACGGAAAGATCCAAGCCCTGAAAGGGATCTCCTTGGAGGTAAACGAAGGGGAGATCGTTACGTTGATCGGAGCCAATGGTGCGGGAAAAACGACCTTACTTCGAACCATCTCGGGTTTAATTCATCCGAAAAAAGGAGAAATCATCTACCAGGGGAAGAAGATTGAATCCACCTCTCCGGAAGCGATCGTGAAGTTAGGGATCTCCCATGTGCCGGAAGGGAGAAGGATCTTTCCCAACTTAAGCGTGGAGGAAAACCTGGAGATGGGCGCCTATCTCCGAAAGGATAAGGAAGGGATCCGACAGGATCAAGAGATGGTTTTTACCCTTTTCCCCCGATTGAAGGAACGGATGCGGCAGCAAGCCGGGACGTTGTCCGGTGGAGAGCAGCAGATGCTGGCGATGGGAAGAGCCTTGATGGCAAGGCCCAAGCTCCTTTTGCTGGATGAACCCTCCATGGGGCTTGCTCCCCTTCTGGTGAAGACCATCTTCTCGATCATTAAAGAGATTAACGGAGGGGGGACCACCATCCTCCTCGTGGAACAGAATGCCCATATGGCTCTTTCCGTCGCCCATCGGGCGTATGTGATCGAGACAGGCAAAGTGGTCTTATCCGGAAGGCCGGAAGAACTTCATAAGAGTCCTCAGGTTCAATCGGCTTATCTCGGGGGGTAA
- a CDS encoding ABC transporter ATP-binding protein: MIKQSDKNLLELNQVSIRFGGLKAVSNVDLYLRAGELIGLIGPNGAGKTTLFNMLTGVYEPTEGEILFAGERVNGLSPSAITRKGVCRTFQNIRLFNELSVLDNVKVAYHINTHHSFAGSILRLPNHFREEKKMEEESLALLKLFDLDKVKREKAKNLPYGMQRRLEIARALATKPKLLLLDEPAAGMNPQETKSLMEMIAFIRNRFNLTILLIEHDMSLVMGICERIYVLDHGQLIAHGTPQEIRTNPKVIEAYLGEEVS, translated from the coding sequence ATGATAAAACAGAGCGATAAAAATCTCCTGGAGTTAAACCAGGTGAGCATCCGGTTTGGCGGGCTGAAGGCGGTTTCCAACGTTGATCTCTATCTACGAGCAGGTGAGTTGATCGGCTTGATCGGCCCGAACGGGGCTGGGAAGACGACGCTTTTTAATATGTTAACCGGGGTCTATGAACCGACGGAAGGAGAGATTCTCTTTGCCGGTGAGAGGGTGAATGGACTTTCGCCATCGGCGATAACCCGTAAAGGGGTATGCCGAACCTTTCAGAACATCCGCCTGTTTAATGAATTATCGGTTCTTGATAATGTTAAAGTGGCTTATCATATCAATACCCATCACTCCTTTGCCGGCTCCATCCTTCGTCTGCCAAACCATTTTAGGGAGGAAAAGAAGATGGAGGAGGAGAGCCTGGCGTTATTAAAGCTTTTCGACTTGGATAAGGTGAAAAGGGAGAAGGCGAAGAATCTCCCATACGGGATGCAGCGCAGGCTAGAGATCGCCAGAGCTTTGGCCACCAAACCCAAACTCCTCCTTCTCGATGAACCGGCGGCAGGGATGAACCCCCAAGAGACCAAATCCCTCATGGAAATGATCGCCTTTATTCGGAATCGATTTAACCTGACGATCCTCCTGATTGAGCATGATATGTCGTTGGTGATGGGCATTTGTGAGCGGATCTACGTCCTTGACCATGGGCAACTCATCGCCCACGGCACACCCCAGGAAATACGCACCAATCCCAAGGTGATTGAAGCTTACCTTGGGGAGGAGGTATCTTGA
- a CDS encoding branched-chain amino acid ABC transporter permease produces MKIGNRSFWLFFLASILLYAVFQVLINMGVLDLYYSNLLINIGINIMLAVSLHLIIGITGQFSIGHAGFLAVGAYTSAIITMKMGLPFEIAILVGGIAAMLAGLVVGIPSLRLKGDYLAIATLGFGEIVRIFFLNIDYVGGAAGMQVTHMTNWTYVFLGTLITVLVVRNFTESTHGRACIAIRENEIAAEAMGIPITYYKVLAFAIGAFFAGIAGALYAHNFYVIQPVNFGFLKSFDILIFVVLGGLGSLSGAVISATFLTLVSTFLQQYPETRMILYSLVLVLVMLYRPQGLMGTKEITDFFSFRKPEKEVGRG; encoded by the coding sequence ATGAAGATAGGTAACCGTTCGTTTTGGCTTTTCTTCCTAGCATCCATCCTCCTCTATGCCGTTTTTCAAGTTCTCATCAACATGGGAGTCCTTGATCTGTACTATAGCAATCTCCTTATAAACATTGGGATTAACATCATGTTGGCGGTAAGCCTTCATCTGATCATCGGTATTACGGGGCAATTCTCCATCGGTCATGCGGGGTTTCTGGCGGTAGGAGCGTACACCTCCGCGATCATCACCATGAAAATGGGTCTTCCTTTTGAAATCGCCATTCTGGTGGGAGGAATCGCCGCCATGCTGGCTGGGCTTGTGGTAGGGATTCCGTCCCTCCGACTCAAGGGGGATTATCTGGCCATCGCTACCCTTGGTTTTGGGGAGATTGTCCGTATCTTTTTCCTCAATATCGATTATGTGGGTGGAGCGGCCGGGATGCAGGTAACTCATATGACGAACTGGACTTACGTTTTTCTTGGGACACTCATTACCGTCCTGGTCGTCCGGAATTTTACCGAATCCACTCATGGGAGAGCCTGTATCGCCATCCGGGAGAATGAGATCGCCGCAGAGGCGATGGGCATTCCCATCACCTATTATAAGGTGCTCGCCTTTGCGATCGGAGCTTTTTTCGCAGGGATCGCCGGAGCCTTATACGCCCATAATTTCTATGTGATTCAGCCTGTCAACTTCGGTTTTCTCAAATCCTTTGATATCCTGATCTTCGTGGTGTTAGGTGGATTGGGGAGCCTTTCCGGCGCCGTCATCTCCGCCACCTTCCTCACTCTTGTCTCCACCTTCCTGCAACAGTATCCGGAGACACGGATGATTCTATACAGCCTGGTCCTTGTTTTAGTCATGTTATATCGGCCGCAGGGGTTGATGGGGACGAAGGAGATTACCGATTTCTTCTCCTTCCGCAAACCGGAGAAGGAGGTGGGTCGAGGATGA
- a CDS encoding branched-chain amino acid ABC transporter permease yields the protein MEIFQQIINGISVGSIYALIALGYTMVYGIVKLINFAHGDVFMLGAFIGFYSITALHLGLIPALLLSMILTALIGVIIERVAYKRLRNSPRISALITAIGVSLFIEYGTIYVRGAQPEAYPGNALPDMVLNLFGLTLNADALFILGVSILLMILLQYIVHRTKVGKAMRAVSHDAETARLMGINVDTTISVTFAIGSSLAGAAGVIFGLYYTKIDPLMGIIPGLKAFVAAVLGGIGSIPGAMAGGMLLGLVETFVSAAGFSLWRDAAAFVILILILIFKPSGLFGQNVKEKV from the coding sequence ATGGAAATCTTCCAACAGATTATTAACGGAATATCGGTGGGTAGTATTTATGCCCTCATCGCATTGGGGTATACCATGGTATACGGAATCGTAAAATTAATTAATTTCGCACATGGGGATGTATTCATGCTGGGGGCTTTTATCGGTTTTTACAGCATTACCGCCCTTCATTTGGGACTTATACCGGCACTTCTTCTCTCCATGATCCTGACCGCCCTGATAGGGGTGATCATTGAACGGGTTGCATACAAGCGGTTGCGCAATTCTCCCCGCATATCCGCTCTCATTACGGCGATTGGGGTTTCCCTATTCATAGAATATGGGACAATCTATGTAAGAGGAGCCCAACCGGAAGCGTATCCGGGGAACGCCCTCCCGGATATGGTGTTGAATCTCTTCGGCCTTACGCTGAATGCGGATGCCCTCTTCATTCTCGGGGTATCGATTCTCTTGATGATTTTGCTTCAATACATCGTTCATCGGACCAAAGTGGGGAAAGCGATGCGTGCCGTTTCCCATGATGCGGAAACCGCGCGCTTAATGGGTATAAACGTGGATACGACGATTTCCGTCACCTTTGCCATCGGTTCTTCTTTAGCCGGGGCGGCAGGAGTCATTTTTGGCCTTTACTATACGAAGATAGACCCGCTTATGGGGATTATCCCGGGACTTAAAGCCTTCGTGGCGGCGGTTCTCGGAGGGATTGGAAGCATTCCTGGAGCGATGGCGGGGGGAATGCTTCTGGGGCTGGTCGAAACGTTCGTCAGTGCCGCAGGTTTTTCCCTCTGGCGGGATGCGGCAGCCTTCGTCATCCTCATACTTATCTTAATCTTTAAACCGTCCGGCCTCTTTGGGCAGAACGTGAAAGAGAAAGTATAG
- a CDS encoding ABC transporter substrate-binding protein — translation MMRKVSILVLLAILAFGVLAGCGTSTTGTTNGGNQTEGNTAPGGNGGAQAGTIKIGANLELSGGVSSYGQSIAEGIDLAVEEINKAGGINGQQLEVVKVDNKSDAAESTNAAIKLMSQDKVVAIIGAATSGNTKAMIQLSNDNKIPVITPTGTADSVTVNQDGSVNEYMFRTCFIDPFQGDVAARFALNDLKVKTAAIYIDSASDYSKGLAASFKETFTKNGGQIVSEEAFVAKDTDFRSTLTRIKGTNPEFVYVPGYYEEVGLIVKQARELGLMAPIMGGDGLDSPKMVELAGADALNNVFLTNHYSSKDPDPEIQKFVEAFKGKYNGKEPDAFNALGYDSVKFLADAIQRAGSADPTKIKDALAATKDLKVVSGVLTIDEKHNPIKSAAILEYKNGVQEFKTKVNP, via the coding sequence ATGATGAGAAAAGTATCGATTTTGGTACTCCTAGCGATTCTCGCCTTTGGAGTCCTGGCCGGTTGCGGCACTTCGACCACAGGGACGACAAATGGCGGGAACCAGACCGAAGGAAACACCGCACCTGGAGGAAACGGCGGAGCACAGGCAGGCACGATAAAGATCGGCGCCAATCTCGAGCTATCCGGTGGGGTTTCATCTTATGGACAATCCATTGCCGAAGGAATTGACTTGGCCGTAGAGGAGATCAATAAGGCCGGAGGAATTAATGGCCAGCAGCTTGAGGTGGTTAAGGTAGACAATAAATCGGATGCGGCCGAATCCACCAATGCAGCGATTAAATTAATGTCCCAAGATAAAGTGGTGGCCATCATTGGAGCGGCTACCTCCGGAAATACCAAGGCGATGATCCAGTTGTCGAACGACAACAAGATCCCGGTCATCACTCCGACGGGAACGGCCGATTCGGTCACGGTGAATCAGGACGGAAGCGTGAACGAGTATATGTTCCGTACCTGCTTCATCGATCCTTTCCAAGGGGATGTGGCTGCCCGTTTCGCATTAAATGATTTAAAGGTAAAAACCGCCGCGATCTACATCGACAGTGCCAGCGATTACTCGAAAGGTCTAGCCGCTTCGTTTAAAGAGACCTTCACCAAAAATGGAGGACAGATCGTCTCGGAAGAAGCCTTTGTGGCCAAGGATACGGATTTCCGTTCCACTTTAACCCGGATTAAAGGAACAAATCCTGAATTCGTTTACGTCCCCGGCTATTATGAAGAAGTGGGTCTCATCGTAAAACAGGCTCGGGAGCTCGGCCTTATGGCACCCATCATGGGCGGTGACGGCTTAGATTCGCCGAAGATGGTTGAGTTGGCGGGAGCAGATGCTTTAAACAACGTCTTCCTGACCAATCACTACTCCTCCAAAGACCCCGATCCTGAGATTCAGAAGTTCGTAGAAGCCTTTAAAGGGAAATATAACGGTAAAGAGCCGGATGCATTTAATGCCTTAGGTTATGACTCGGTGAAATTCTTAGCCGATGCCATCCAACGGGCAGGCTCTGCCGATCCCACCAAAATTAAGGATGCTTTAGCGGCGACCAAAGATTTGAAGGTGGTTTCCGGGGTATTGACCATTGACGAGAAACATAATCCGATCAAGTCGGCAGCGATTCTGGAGTATAAGAACGGGGTTCAGGAGTTTAAAACGAAAGTAAATCCGTAA
- a CDS encoding methyl-accepting chemotaxis protein, producing the protein MRTFSLRKIGNPLHSVGGKLFFIYFISISLMVGGIGYFSYIQSSEAIARKVAETAKQTIQLAADKVETEIKSYQDVTMELFSDTNFMRWLRDFYDPEITGYDHYMLQNQIEKKIANMAILKAGIRNISILPLTSGKGLTGNNYTGIKLNENPEQEKWFQQVVEANGRPVYLPTREKGYYASDKPAFAIGRLLVDITTGKKAGLLLLEIDKEVLDKTLGGLSMGNDRPVVVLDGENRLIRAKEESQIGQAFEIPITAKEREQAIPQSVSFSRSGKLVIFKTMEESGWMVATAVPLAELVRDSEQIRYMTILMALGAMLIAILLGLWVMRMVGNPLNRLKGLMREAEEGNLTVRIKVRGKDEIGEVGRSFNHMMEKISGLIQGSHIGASSLMKSAEELLQTSKATAASAQEMARATEEIAKGAMQLAMEAEQGTRLTQEMRLKMEEVEKANQMMGTAVGEVEEASRRGTAFMEELRVKTTHTEEMTKKMVEKIGQLGQSMGSIREILDILQGITKQTNILSLNASIEAARAGEAGKGFAVVADEIRRLAEQSRQSIDVVGEITSTIEKDIHETMDVMGKAAPLFQEQISTVKGADLLFMRVKEKMEQLTGQLTEVTGSLDRLKESQKALIIAMENVGSFSEESSASSEEVASISQNQREVSETLVKMSEKLESLSRDMQSNLSLFRV; encoded by the coding sequence ATGAGAACGTTTTCTCTGCGGAAAATAGGAAACCCCTTACATTCGGTAGGAGGAAAGCTCTTTTTTATCTACTTTATCTCGATCTCGCTCATGGTAGGAGGGATCGGGTACTTCTCCTATATTCAATCCTCCGAAGCGATTGCGAGGAAAGTGGCCGAAACCGCCAAGCAAACCATCCAGTTGGCTGCCGATAAAGTCGAAACAGAGATCAAATCTTACCAAGATGTGACCATGGAATTATTCTCCGATACTAACTTTATGCGATGGTTGCGGGATTTTTATGACCCGGAAATTACCGGATACGATCACTATATGCTACAAAATCAAATTGAAAAGAAAATTGCTAACATGGCAATATTGAAAGCGGGGATCCGGAATATTTCCATTCTTCCTCTAACTTCCGGGAAAGGGCTTACAGGGAATAACTACACGGGAATTAAGCTCAATGAAAATCCAGAACAGGAAAAGTGGTTCCAACAGGTGGTGGAGGCGAACGGCAGGCCGGTTTACCTCCCCACCCGTGAGAAGGGTTACTATGCTTCCGATAAGCCTGCATTTGCCATTGGCCGCCTTCTGGTGGACATCACGACGGGAAAGAAAGCCGGTCTCCTCCTCTTGGAAATTGACAAAGAAGTATTGGACAAAACGCTGGGCGGTCTCTCCATGGGGAATGATCGGCCGGTCGTCGTGCTCGATGGGGAGAATCGCTTGATCCGCGCTAAGGAGGAGAGTCAGATTGGCCAGGCCTTTGAAATCCCCATCACGGCAAAGGAGAGGGAACAGGCGATTCCCCAATCCGTAAGTTTTTCCCGCTCAGGCAAATTGGTCATCTTTAAAACGATGGAAGAATCGGGATGGATGGTGGCGACGGCCGTGCCCCTCGCGGAGTTGGTTCGGGATTCGGAACAGATTCGCTACATGACGATCCTCATGGCGCTCGGCGCGATGCTTATTGCGATTCTCTTGGGATTGTGGGTTATGAGGATGGTTGGGAATCCGCTAAACCGATTGAAGGGATTGATGCGGGAGGCGGAGGAAGGGAATCTCACCGTACGGATCAAAGTACGAGGTAAGGATGAAATCGGGGAAGTTGGTCGAAGCTTTAACCATATGATGGAAAAAATCTCGGGCTTGATCCAGGGATCCCATATCGGTGCCTCTTCGCTGATGAAAAGTGCGGAAGAGTTATTACAGACTTCAAAGGCGACCGCCGCATCGGCGCAGGAGATGGCGCGAGCCACGGAGGAAATCGCCAAAGGGGCGATGCAGCTCGCCATGGAAGCGGAACAGGGAACCCGGCTCACCCAAGAGATGCGGTTAAAGATGGAGGAGGTAGAAAAGGCGAATCAAATGATGGGCACAGCGGTTGGTGAAGTGGAAGAGGCGAGCCGTAGAGGAACCGCTTTTATGGAAGAACTGAGGGTAAAAACCACCCATACCGAAGAGATGACCAAGAAGATGGTGGAAAAGATTGGCCAGCTTGGACAGAGCATGGGTTCGATCAGAGAAATCCTGGATATCTTGCAAGGCATCACAAAACAGACCAACATCTTATCCTTAAATGCTTCCATCGAAGCGGCTCGAGCCGGAGAAGCGGGCAAAGGTTTCGCGGTGGTGGCGGATGAAATCCGGCGTTTGGCCGAGCAATCACGGCAATCCATCGATGTGGTGGGAGAGATCACTTCGACCATAGAGAAGGATATTCATGAAACGATGGACGTTATGGGGAAAGCCGCGCCGCTTTTTCAAGAACAGATCTCTACCGTGAAGGGAGCGGATCTCCTTTTCATGCGGGTCAAGGAGAAGATGGAGCAGCTTACCGGACAATTGACCGAGGTGACGGGTTCGTTGGATCGCTTGAAGGAATCACAGAAGGCCCTCATCATCGCCATGGAGAATGTGGGGTCGTTCTCCGAGGAGTCTTCCGCCTCTTCGGAAGAGGTGGCTTCCATCAGTCAAAATCAGCGGGAGGTAAGCGAAACCTTGGTGAAAATGTCTGAAAAGCTGGAAAGCTTATCCCGCGACATGCAATCGAATCTCTCCCTTTTTAGGGTGTGA